From Pogoniulus pusillus isolate bPogPus1 chromosome 17, bPogPus1.pri, whole genome shotgun sequence, the proteins below share one genomic window:
- the B2M gene encoding beta-2-microglobulin, with the protein MTRGDPAPRLVAPGRAIRGSAGAGRARPCGPRSAVSMGAVLKVRVLLLLALLGLGNADEAPKVEVYSRKHVADGEENVLNCFVTGFHPPQISITLLKNGEPMSDVKYTDMSFNDKWYFQQLAYAPFTPQRGDIYSCRVVHSALPEPQTYRWDPDF; encoded by the exons ATGACGCGAGGCGACCCCGCGCCGCGATTGGTGGCGCCTGGCAGGGCTATAAGAGGCAGCGCGGGAGCGGGGCGGGCCAGACCGTGCGGGCCGCGGAGCGCCGTTAGCATGGGTGCGGTGCTGAAGGTCCgcgtcctgctgctgctggcgctGCTCGGACTGGGGAACGCGGATG AGGCGCCAAAAGTGGAGGTGTACTCCCGCAAGCACGTCGCGGACGGCGAGGAGAACGTCCTCAACTGCTTCGTGACGGGGTTCCACCCCCCCCAGATCTCCATCACCCTCCTCAAGAACGGGGAGCCCATGAGCGACGTGAAGTACACGGACATGTCCTTCAACGACAAGTGGTACTTCCAGCAGCTGGCCTATGCGCCCTTCACGCCCCAGCGCGGTGACATCTACTCCTGCAGGGTGGTCCATTCTGCCCTCCCAGAGCCGCAGACTTACCGATGGG ATCCAGACTTCTGA